The following are encoded in a window of Corythoichthys intestinalis isolate RoL2023-P3 chromosome 8, ASM3026506v1, whole genome shotgun sequence genomic DNA:
- the ints12 gene encoding integrator complex subunit 12 has translation MAAPVSLELDPIFLKGLSYLHSKSKDSAEKLKALLDESLSRGSDTSYRLVQKDLEVKGSVSKLSFSKQDSKSSSSSSSSLGSKSSSEKSKKDTDRRSSEKVRVELGDVDPPKKLRLEKQDRSSPVTVQTSKDLLPNINDYDETNADDFAMEMGLACVVCRQMTVSMGNQLVECQECHNLYHQDCHKPQVTDKEVNDPRLVWYCARCTRQMKRMAQKPPQKPSPASASSAPVVIKDTLVKKTEFKTKLDTTSTFQAFKRTEVKTSTTSANPTSSNSSTSGSGLTGWAAFGAKTSPSLSINSKLGSSGSSGSNKAMATPPGQKPVGLSSLAGNKSGLGATKVPGSGNGNGATQLSLKPPPLTLGKQPLNRSSSSESQGKGSVSSSGAASPGSSQASPGSSGTSGNNNGGNNGNNGNGSKVLPGDKAPTSQESQLHAMKRLQLVKKKAAQKKLKK, from the exons ATGGCAGCACCTGTCAGTCTGGAGCTAGATCCCATCTTCCTGAAGGGTCTGAGTTATCTGCATTCCAAGAGCAAAGATTCCGCAGAGAAGCTCAAAGCGCTGCTTGACGAGTCCCTTTCCAGAGGGAGCGACACGTCTTATCGCTTGGTACAAAAA GATCTAGAGGTTAAAGGTTCTGTGTCCAAACTCAGCTTCAGCAAACAAGACTCCAAGTCCTCAAGCTCTTCATCCTCCAGTTTAGGCAGCAAATCCAGCTCTGAAAAGAGCAAGAAAGACACAGACAGAAGATCTTCTGAGAAG GTTAGAGTTGAGTTGGGTGACGTCGACCCTCCCAAAAAACTACGTTTAGAGAAACAGGATCGGTCTTCGCCAGTTACCGTGCAAACAAGTAAAGACCTTCTACCCAATATCAACGACTATGACGAGACAAACGCTGATGACTTTGCCATGGAGATGGGCCTGGCATGCGTGGTTTGTAG ACAAATGACTGTCTCCATGGGAAACCAGTTAGTAGAGTGCCAGGAGTGCCATAACTTGTACCACCAGGACTGCCACAAGCCCCAAGTGACAGACAAAGAAGTCAATGACCCACGGCTGGTGTGGTATTGCGCACGTTGCACCAGACAAATGAAGCGCATG GCCCAAAAGCCTCCCCAGAAACCCTCCCCAGCCTCCGCCTCGTCAGCACCGGTTGTAATAAAAGACACTTTGGTGAAAAAGACTGAATTTAAAACCAAGCTAGATACCACTAGCACCTTCCAGGCATTCAAACGAACAGAAGTGAAG aCTTCAACAACATCTGCCAATCCCACCAGCAGCAACTCCTCAACATCAGGCAGCGGTCTAACAGGCTGGGCCGCGTTCGGCGCAAAGACGAGTCCGTCTCTTAGCATCAATTCCAAACTGGGTTCTTCTGGATCAAGCGGGAGTAACAAGGCAATGGCTACTCCACCCGGGCAGAAACCGGTAGGACTTTCCAGTCTAGCTGGAAACAAATCCGGACTCGGTGCCACAAAGGTCCCCGGGAGCGGCAACGGAAATGGCGCTACCCAGTTATCTCTGAAACCACCGCCCCTGACCCTGGGCAAGCAGCCGCTCAACCGTTCATCGAGCAGTGAAAGCCAGGGAAAAGGTTCTGTCTCATCGTCTGGTGCAGCCTCACCGGGAAGCTCCCAGGCCAGTCCGGGAAGTAGCGGAACTAGCGGAAATAATAACGGAGGAAATAACGGAAACAATGGAAATGGTTCCAAGGTTCTACCGGGGGATAAAGCGCCAACGTCTCAAGAGTCCCAGCTTCACGCCATGAAACGGTTGCAGCTGGTGAAGAAAAAAGCAGCACAGAAAAAGCTGAAGAAATAA